The Pseudomonas fluorescens genome includes a window with the following:
- a CDS encoding FecR domain-containing protein, with protein MRSAPSPEAREAARAAARWLTLMEFDADAFDSAALQRWRDSSAHHEAAWQKAQRLRQRFAGVPASLGMAALDRPVLARREALKRALGVAALVPTAWLLGRELPLEAWRADLHTATGEQRRWSLVDGSALQLNTDSAVDLDLKTHRLVLLRGEIALTLAGRTPLSVQSPYGLITVGRGEICVHLGERDCRVSVVSGSAQLQPLRGPLLSLEAGQQVNIQDSGAGPVKAFDVAQLGWRDGVLVAQDQPLGHFLRELSRYRPGVLRWDETLEPLRITGSFRLDNTDRILTLLAASLPLDVHMRTRYWVTLTLRKNMA; from the coding sequence ATGCGCTCGGCCCCTTCACCCGAAGCCCGCGAAGCGGCGCGGGCGGCGGCTCGCTGGTTGACCCTGATGGAGTTCGACGCAGATGCGTTCGACTCGGCGGCCCTGCAACGCTGGCGCGACAGCAGCGCTCATCACGAAGCGGCCTGGCAGAAGGCCCAGCGATTGCGCCAGCGTTTTGCCGGGGTGCCCGCGTCCCTGGGCATGGCAGCACTGGACCGCCCAGTGCTGGCTCGGCGCGAGGCGCTCAAACGCGCATTGGGCGTCGCCGCATTGGTCCCGACCGCTTGGTTGCTGGGGCGAGAGCTGCCATTGGAGGCCTGGCGCGCTGATTTGCACACCGCCACGGGCGAGCAACGGCGCTGGTCGCTGGTCGATGGCAGTGCGCTGCAACTGAACACCGACAGCGCCGTTGACCTGGACCTCAAGACGCATCGCCTGGTGCTGTTGCGCGGCGAAATCGCCCTCACGCTCGCCGGGCGCACGCCGCTGTCCGTTCAATCACCCTACGGGCTCATCACCGTCGGTCGTGGCGAAATCTGTGTGCACCTGGGCGAACGCGATTGCCGGGTGTCGGTGGTCAGCGGCTCGGCACAACTGCAACCCTTGCGCGGGCCATTGCTGAGCCTGGAAGCAGGCCAGCAGGTCAACATTCAGGACTCGGGCGCGGGGCCAGTGAAGGCGTTCGACGTGGCACAGCTGGGTTGGCGTGACGGCGTATTGGTTGCGCAGGACCAGCCACTGGGGCATTTCCTGCGGGAACTGAGCCGCTATCGCCCCGGGGTGTTGCGTTGGGACGAAACCCTGGAACCCCTGCGAATCACAGGCAGCTTCCGCCTGGACAACACCGACCGAATCCTCACGCTGCTTGCGGCCAGCCTGCCGCTGGACGTGCACATGCGCACTCGCTACTGGGTCACGTTGACACTTCGCAAAAATATGGCCTGA
- a CDS encoding helix-turn-helix domain-containing protein, producing the protein MEVTERTSATGLQAHIRGERLATSDGVSAKEILVEIFVRERSEAHIVVPAVAEPLLVWVLSGEAIVEERVADEAWEANTVGSGDFFLTTSPVPYEMRWQVTSREPFVVMHLYLGLALLERALAEAGGSGAIQLREVSGGRDEALSALLEQIRAELTRRGETSALLIQGVAQCVAVHLARHYLDANADDMSARNALPAFKLKRVTQLMEQHLAEPFSLGDLAQAIGMSEYHFSRLFKRATGRSPSQYFIQLRMARARQLLLETERSVIDIGLEVGYGSASHFSQVFRREVGVAPSHYRK; encoded by the coding sequence ATGGAAGTCACTGAACGAACATCAGCAACCGGCCTGCAGGCACACATTCGCGGCGAGCGCCTGGCGACGTCCGACGGCGTATCGGCCAAGGAGATTCTGGTCGAGATCTTTGTCCGTGAGCGCAGCGAAGCACACATCGTCGTGCCGGCAGTGGCCGAACCGTTGCTCGTCTGGGTGCTGTCCGGGGAAGCCATCGTCGAGGAGCGCGTTGCCGACGAGGCGTGGGAAGCGAATACCGTGGGCAGCGGAGATTTTTTCCTGACCACATCCCCGGTTCCTTATGAGATGCGCTGGCAAGTGACCAGTCGCGAGCCGTTTGTGGTCATGCATCTGTACCTGGGGTTGGCATTGCTGGAACGCGCCCTTGCCGAAGCCGGCGGCAGCGGCGCGATCCAGCTGCGGGAAGTCTCTGGCGGGCGGGATGAAGCACTTTCGGCCTTGCTCGAACAGATTCGGGCGGAATTGACCCGGCGTGGTGAAACCAGTGCCTTGCTGATCCAGGGCGTGGCTCAGTGCGTAGCGGTGCACCTGGCGCGGCATTATCTGGATGCCAATGCCGACGACATGTCCGCACGTAACGCCCTGCCCGCTTTCAAGCTCAAACGGGTGACCCAGTTGATGGAACAACACCTGGCCGAACCCTTCAGCCTCGGTGACCTGGCCCAAGCCATCGGTATGAGCGAATACCACTTCAGCCGCCTGTTCAAACGCGCCACCGGGCGGTCACCTTCGCAATACTTCATCCAACTGAGAATGGCCCGGGCCCGGCAACTGCTGCTGGAAACCGAGCGCAGCGTCATCGATATCGGCCTGGAGGTCGGCTATGGCAGCGCCAGTCACTTCTCCCAGGTATTCCGTCGCGAAGTGGGTGTGGCGCCAAGTCATTACCGCAAGTAA
- the tolR gene encoding protein TolR, with protein sequence MLVKPQRKHGPKAEMNVVPYIDVMLVLLVIFMVTAPMLTQGVKIELPKVASEALANDSRQQILTLSVKAEGGYYWNLGGELDTHHATDSAVDLEQMRVKVAQVVAERSDTQVYIRADEHADYGRVVAAMAALQQGGVSNLGLVTEAPQ encoded by the coding sequence ATGCTCGTCAAGCCACAACGCAAGCACGGCCCCAAGGCCGAAATGAACGTGGTGCCGTACATCGACGTGATGTTGGTGCTGCTGGTGATTTTCATGGTCACCGCACCGATGCTGACCCAGGGCGTGAAGATCGAACTGCCCAAGGTCGCCAGCGAAGCACTGGCCAACGACAGTCGCCAGCAAATCCTCACCCTGTCGGTCAAGGCCGAGGGCGGTTACTACTGGAACCTGGGCGGTGAGCTGGACACCCACCACGCTACTGACAGCGCTGTGGATCTGGAGCAGATGCGCGTGAAGGTGGCGCAGGTCGTGGCCGAGCGCAGCGATACCCAGGTGTACATCCGTGCCGACGAGCATGCCGATTATGGCCGGGTCGTTGCAGCCATGGCCGCGTTGCAGCAGGGCGGCGTGAGCAATCTGGGACTGGTGACCGAGGCGCCGCAATGA
- a CDS encoding sensor histidine kinase, which produces MQSPPHDPGSALAIRSQYRQSQSRAARLGLLLGTGHELTQLPLSAMRQRALQRACAFMAMDHGLLLEWAPDHPLRTLASHGSAERLELLANLARPQTPGPQWLESPGSALPQVLRVPLRASDGIEFGALLLGNSVALGAPDNEDIESLQLLATLLAAHLENSRLLEALQARERTMSELVHRLFSAQEDERKRVAYDLHDGLAQNLAGLHQRLQGFAGRCPSLPPALANELQSILDLAQGCVGEGRQLIGGLRPHVLDDFGLYKAVDKEADRLRDADLTVTWVEHSTARLPGHTEIALFRIAQEGINNILKHAQASHVCLGLAVEDGHACLRVEDDGRGFALEQPIETNGSCHLGLAAMQERAHLLDGHLSCCSQPGGGTRLLASVPLPAHGGHP; this is translated from the coding sequence ATGCAAAGCCCACCCCATGACCCCGGCAGCGCCCTGGCCATCCGCAGCCAATATCGCCAGTCGCAAAGCCGCGCCGCACGCCTGGGCCTGCTGCTGGGCACCGGCCATGAACTGACGCAACTGCCCCTGTCGGCCATGCGCCAGCGTGCGCTGCAACGGGCGTGTGCGTTCATGGCCATGGACCATGGCCTGCTGCTGGAGTGGGCACCGGACCATCCGTTGCGCACCCTCGCCAGCCACGGCAGCGCGGAGCGACTCGAGCTGCTCGCCAACCTGGCCCGGCCACAAACGCCCGGCCCACAATGGCTGGAGTCGCCCGGCAGCGCCCTGCCCCAGGTCTTGCGGGTGCCGTTGCGGGCCTCCGACGGTATAGAGTTCGGGGCGTTGTTGCTGGGTAACAGCGTGGCCCTCGGCGCGCCGGACAACGAAGACATCGAATCGCTGCAATTGCTGGCAACGCTGTTGGCGGCGCACCTGGAGAACAGCCGTCTGCTCGAAGCACTCCAGGCCCGCGAGCGGACCATGTCCGAGTTGGTCCACCGCCTGTTCAGCGCCCAGGAAGACGAACGCAAGCGCGTGGCCTACGACCTGCACGACGGCCTGGCGCAGAACCTCGCCGGTTTGCATCAACGCTTGCAGGGCTTCGCCGGTCGCTGCCCGTCGCTACCGCCTGCACTGGCGAACGAACTGCAAAGCATCCTCGACCTGGCCCAAGGCTGCGTTGGCGAGGGCCGGCAGTTGATCGGTGGCCTGCGCCCCCACGTACTGGATGATTTCGGCCTGTACAAAGCCGTCGACAAGGAAGCCGACCGCCTGCGTGACGCGGACCTGACGGTGACCTGGGTCGAACACAGCACCGCGCGCCTGCCGGGCCACACGGAGATCGCCCTGTTTCGCATTGCCCAGGAAGGCATCAACAACATCCTCAAGCACGCCCAGGCCAGCCACGTGTGTTTGGGGTTGGCGGTAGAAGACGGCCACGCTTGCCTGCGCGTGGAGGACGACGGCCGTGGCTTCGCCCTGGAGCAACCCATCGAAACCAACGGCAGTTGCCATCTGGGACTGGCCGCCATGCAGGAACGCGCGCACTTGCTGGACGGCCACTTGAGCTGTTGCAGCCAGCCCGGAGGCGGCACCCGACTGCTGGCCAGCGTGCCGCTACCGGCCCACGGAGGACACCCATGA
- a CDS encoding SgcJ/EcaC family oxidoreductase codes for MKMKTCAIAALFLLAAPLVQALEATPYVYRTVAEQPKNVNDREIAALFDRWNAALQTGSATAVTGLYAPDAILQPTVSNKVRNTPAQIQDYFEHFLAGKPVGQINYREIRHLGPDAAMDSGVYTFTLTQADGSKREVQARYTFLYERLDGQWKIINHHSSAMPEVAKTLHASH; via the coding sequence ATGAAAATGAAAACCTGCGCCATTGCTGCTTTATTCCTGCTGGCCGCACCACTTGTCCAGGCGCTTGAGGCTACGCCTTATGTGTATCGCACGGTGGCCGAGCAGCCCAAGAATGTGAATGACCGCGAGATCGCGGCACTGTTTGACCGCTGGAACGCCGCGCTGCAAACCGGTAGCGCCACAGCCGTGACCGGCCTCTACGCCCCGGATGCGATTTTGCAACCGACTGTTTCCAACAAGGTGCGCAATACACCGGCGCAGATCCAGGATTACTTCGAGCATTTCCTGGCCGGCAAACCGGTCGGGCAAATCAACTACCGGGAGATCCGCCATCTGGGCCCCGATGCGGCGATGGACAGTGGTGTCTATACCTTCACGCTCACCCAGGCCGACGGTTCCAAGCGCGAGGTCCAGGCGCGCTACACCTTCCTCTATGAGCGCCTCGATGGCCAGTGGAAGATCATCAACCATCACTCATCGGCCATGCCCGAGGTGGCGAAGACCTTGCACGCCAGTCACTGA
- a CDS encoding response regulator — MNPPLRLLLADDHEVTRTGFISMLAGNPGFEVVGQARDGQEALDLCERLQPDIAILDIRMPVLNGLGAARILQQRQPGIKVVIFTMDDSPDHLEAAIGAGAVGYLLKDASRDEVLDALKRVAQGEEALNSSVSARLLRRMAERGANGATQVQALTARERQVLGLVAGGFSNREIGEKLGIAPGTAKAHVERVIGKLGAADRTQAAVRGVALGLVAQPSGQWP, encoded by the coding sequence ATGAACCCACCCTTGCGCCTGCTGCTGGCCGATGACCACGAAGTCACCCGCACCGGGTTTATCAGCATGCTCGCCGGCAACCCGGGATTCGAGGTCGTCGGCCAGGCCCGCGACGGCCAGGAAGCCCTCGACCTGTGCGAGCGGCTACAGCCGGACATCGCGATTCTCGACATCCGCATGCCCGTCCTCAACGGCCTGGGCGCGGCGCGGATCCTGCAACAGCGCCAGCCCGGAATCAAAGTCGTGATCTTCACCATGGATGACAGCCCAGACCACCTCGAAGCCGCCATCGGTGCGGGCGCGGTCGGCTATCTGCTCAAGGACGCCAGCCGCGATGAAGTGCTCGACGCCCTCAAACGGGTCGCCCAGGGCGAAGAGGCGTTGAACAGTTCGGTCAGCGCGCGCCTGCTGCGCCGCATGGCCGAGCGCGGTGCGAATGGCGCCACTCAAGTCCAGGCCCTGACCGCCCGAGAACGCCAGGTCCTGGGGCTGGTGGCCGGCGGTTTCAGCAACCGCGAAATCGGCGAAAAGCTGGGCATCGCGCCCGGCACGGCCAAGGCCCACGTAGAGCGGGTCATCGGCAAACTGGGCGCCGCCGACCGGACCCAGGCCGCCGTGCGCGGCGTTGCCCTGGGCCTGGTGGCGCAACCCTCCGGGCAATGGCCATGA
- a CDS encoding response regulator, which translates to MNRDLRILIVDDQRPNLDLMEQLLAREGLHNVLSSTEPLRTLDLFNSFEPDLVILDLHMPAFDGFAVLEQLNRRIPANDYLPILVLTADATRDTRLRALALGARDFISKPLDALETMLRIWNLLETRALYKALRELIPSQQIELLRQHRPAAGPA; encoded by the coding sequence ATGAATCGCGACTTGCGCATCCTGATCGTCGACGATCAGCGCCCCAACCTGGACCTGATGGAACAACTGCTGGCCCGCGAAGGGTTGCACAACGTGCTGAGCAGCACCGAACCTTTGCGCACGCTCGATCTGTTCAACAGCTTCGAGCCGGACCTGGTCATCCTCGACCTGCACATGCCGGCGTTCGACGGCTTTGCCGTGCTGGAGCAACTCAACCGGCGCATTCCGGCCAATGATTACCTGCCGATCCTGGTGCTGACTGCCGACGCGACCCGAGACACGCGCCTGCGGGCCCTGGCCCTCGGCGCCCGGGATTTCATCAGCAAACCCTTGGACGCGCTGGAAACCATGTTGCGCATCTGGAACCTGCTCGAAACTCGCGCGCTCTATAAGGCGTTGCGCGAGTTGATCCCGTCCCAGCAGATCGAACTGTTGCGCCAGCACCGTCCTGCTGCCGGCCCGGCTTGA
- a CDS encoding energy transducer TonB, with translation MTAMIMHRPSLSVPALGRRFWKNGLAAGLAVALHVGVVALLVLGWSVEKPAAEAPRVLRTQLVMLPAPPVPEAPALAAVIPVAPPSAEPTSAPVEAPRPVPSQPVVDPRVQAQKLEQAALARKRVEEQKREQQAQQQRERQESERRRQDAEQQVAEQQRQARQAQALAEQRQAEQARQAVADSRSYQPLSKQAPDYPQRALDKGLEGDCTVEYSVTPDGRIDNPKVLDGCHPLFIRPSLAAAQTFRYQPRIIDGKAVTVPAVRNTFHYRIK, from the coding sequence ATGACGGCGATGATCATGCACAGGCCCTCCTTGAGCGTGCCTGCGCTGGGCCGTCGCTTCTGGAAAAACGGCCTGGCGGCGGGGCTCGCCGTGGCCCTGCACGTGGGTGTGGTGGCGTTGTTGGTGCTGGGTTGGAGCGTGGAAAAGCCAGCCGCCGAGGCGCCCCGGGTGTTGCGCACGCAACTGGTGATGTTGCCAGCGCCGCCGGTGCCCGAAGCGCCTGCACTGGCCGCTGTCATTCCTGTAGCACCGCCATCGGCCGAGCCGACTTCGGCGCCGGTAGAAGCGCCGCGTCCCGTTCCCAGCCAACCCGTTGTCGATCCGCGTGTCCAGGCACAGAAACTGGAGCAGGCGGCCCTGGCGCGCAAACGGGTCGAGGAGCAAAAGCGCGAGCAACAGGCCCAACAGCAGCGCGAACGCCAGGAAAGCGAACGACGCAGGCAAGACGCCGAGCAGCAGGTCGCCGAACAACAGCGTCAGGCCCGGCAGGCGCAAGCACTTGCCGAGCAACGCCAAGCCGAACAGGCGCGCCAGGCCGTCGCCGACAGCCGCAGCTACCAACCGCTGAGCAAGCAAGCCCCGGACTATCCACAACGCGCCCTGGACAAGGGCCTGGAAGGCGATTGCACCGTGGAATACAGCGTGACGCCGGACGGGCGGATCGATAACCCCAAGGTGCTCGACGGTTGCCACCCATTGTTCATCCGACCGTCCTTGGCTGCCGCCCAGACGTTTCGTTATCAGCCGCGGATCATCGATGGCAAGGCGGTGACGGTGCCGGCAGTGCGCAATACCTTTCACTACCGGATCAAATAA
- a CDS encoding ATP-binding protein — MRFLAARRWADLPLRGKALVVISLPLVVLLLSLVLIYITERQTARAEEDVRRVLLVQGDIQTVHTLLAEAAASVRGYLLTRREDFLPSYEQATPLIHAALQRLDHNIRDARMREHLKTITPLIADKLDGLLALRNGKRDDPEAITAILIENKQVLDVLREQISAMRIREDALLADRSAAASATRMRLLFATLLAAVCGLLGAIVAVLFLSKGIVARVQQVQGNAQRLALGQPLLPQPPEQDEIGQLGTRLVEAGQLLAERERALRDNEERLRLIIDGVKDYGIFALDAQGYVTTWNAGAERIKGYTEQEILGRHFSLFYLAEECPAHPDMALREATRDGHYMEEGWRCRKDGSRFWASVVITAQYDGTGALRGFSKITRDITDRRAAEIALRTAREEAESASRAKSEFLSRMSHELRTPLNAILGFAQLLDMDSTAGQRPQVSHILRAGQHLLALINEVLDIARIEAGRLPLNIEPIALSTVLHEALTLVSPMAADAGIHLAELPALPDDSGVLADRQRLVQVLLNLLSNAIKYNRPGGEVRIEVSVQAHQVSIAVNDTGHGIAPEQLDQLFKPFERLGADPQVEGTGLGLSLSKSLLEMMQGNLQVHSEPGHGCCFTLQLPGTQVVGAHLPPIAALAVTRSPLDYHGKVLCIEDNLSSLALIETLMQRRPGIQLLSSMQGQMGLDLARQHSPQLILLDVSLPDLEGLEVLRRLRQSAATAATPVLMITADASDLTHRALRDAGATAILTKPIHIQAFLGHLEHYLPEPA, encoded by the coding sequence ATGAGGTTTCTCGCCGCCCGCCGCTGGGCCGACCTGCCCTTGCGAGGCAAGGCCCTGGTGGTGATTTCCCTGCCCCTGGTGGTCCTGCTGTTGTCGCTGGTGCTGATCTATATCACCGAACGCCAGACCGCACGGGCCGAAGAGGACGTGCGCCGGGTGCTGCTGGTCCAGGGAGATATCCAGACAGTCCATACCCTGTTGGCCGAGGCAGCGGCCAGCGTACGAGGTTACCTGCTGACCCGGCGCGAAGATTTCCTGCCCAGCTACGAACAGGCCACGCCGCTGATCCACGCGGCGTTGCAGCGCCTGGACCACAACATTCGCGATGCCAGGATGCGTGAACACCTCAAGACCATCACCCCGCTGATCGCCGACAAGCTCGACGGTCTGCTCGCGTTGCGCAACGGCAAGCGCGACGACCCCGAGGCCATCACCGCGATCCTGATCGAAAACAAACAGGTGCTGGATGTGCTGCGCGAGCAGATCAGCGCCATGCGCATCCGCGAGGACGCCCTGCTCGCCGACCGCAGCGCCGCCGCCTCGGCCACGCGCATGCGCCTGTTGTTCGCCACCTTGCTGGCGGCGGTGTGCGGGCTGCTGGGGGCGATTGTCGCGGTGTTGTTCCTGTCCAAGGGCATTGTCGCCCGCGTCCAGCAGGTGCAAGGCAACGCGCAGCGCCTGGCCTTGGGCCAACCCTTGTTGCCGCAACCGCCGGAGCAGGACGAAATAGGCCAGCTCGGCACGCGCCTGGTGGAGGCCGGGCAGTTGCTCGCCGAACGCGAGCGGGCCCTGCGCGACAACGAGGAGCGTTTGCGGCTGATCATCGATGGCGTGAAGGACTACGGGATCTTCGCCCTGGATGCCCAAGGCTACGTCACCACCTGGAACGCCGGCGCGGAACGGATCAAGGGCTACACCGAGCAGGAAATCCTCGGCCGCCATTTTTCCCTGTTCTACCTGGCCGAGGAATGCCCGGCGCACCCGGACATGGCCTTGCGCGAAGCCACCCGCGACGGTCATTACATGGAAGAAGGCTGGCGTTGCCGCAAGGACGGCAGCCGCTTCTGGGCCAGCGTGGTCATCACCGCCCAATACGATGGCACCGGCGCCTTGCGCGGTTTTTCCAAGATCACCCGCGACATCACCGACCGGCGCGCTGCCGAGATCGCCCTGCGTACCGCCCGCGAAGAAGCCGAAAGCGCCAGCCGGGCCAAGAGCGAGTTTCTCTCGCGCATGAGCCATGAGCTGCGTACGCCACTGAACGCCATCCTCGGTTTTGCTCAATTGCTGGACATGGACTCCACGGCTGGCCAACGCCCCCAGGTCAGCCATATCCTGCGGGCCGGCCAGCACTTGCTGGCGCTGATCAACGAGGTGCTGGACATTGCCCGGATCGAAGCCGGGCGCCTGCCGCTGAACATCGAGCCGATCGCCCTGTCGACGGTGCTGCACGAAGCCCTGACCTTGGTTTCACCGATGGCCGCCGACGCCGGGATCCACTTGGCCGAGCTGCCAGCGCTGCCCGACGACAGCGGCGTGCTCGCGGACCGCCAACGCCTGGTGCAGGTACTGCTCAACCTGCTGTCCAACGCCATCAAGTACAACCGGCCCGGCGGTGAGGTGCGCATCGAAGTCAGCGTCCAGGCCCATCAGGTGAGCATCGCCGTCAACGACACGGGGCATGGCATTGCCCCGGAACAGCTGGACCAACTGTTCAAGCCCTTCGAACGCCTGGGTGCCGATCCCCAGGTCGAGGGTACTGGCTTGGGGTTGTCGTTGAGCAAGAGCCTGCTGGAAATGATGCAAGGTAACCTGCAGGTCCACAGCGAGCCCGGACACGGCTGCTGTTTCACCCTGCAACTGCCCGGCACCCAGGTAGTTGGCGCGCATTTGCCACCCATCGCCGCCCTGGCGGTGACGCGTTCGCCTCTGGACTATCACGGCAAAGTCCTCTGCATCGAAGACAACCTGTCGAGCCTGGCGCTGATCGAAACCCTGATGCAACGCCGCCCGGGCATCCAGTTGTTGTCGAGCATGCAAGGCCAGATGGGCCTGGACCTCGCTCGCCAGCACAGCCCGCAACTGATCCTGCTGGACGTCAGCCTGCCTGACCTCGAAGGCCTGGAAGTCTTGCGCCGCTTGCGCCAGTCCGCGGCCACCGCCGCCACGCCCGTGCTGATGATCACCGCCGATGCCAGCGACCTGACCCACCGCGCCCTGCGTGACGCCGGCGCCACGGCGATCCTGACCAAACCTATTCATATCCAGGCCTTCCTGGGCCACCTCGAGCACTATCTACCGGAGCCCGCATGA
- a CDS encoding sigma-70 family RNA polymerase sigma factor, translating into MCDAVTPTEHSLHALYRDHGSWLEGWLRRRMGNAWDAADLRQDTFLRVLSSSQTLADLQEPRAYLLTVGKRLLSNFYTRRSLEQAYLDALASLPEACAPSPEQRWLLLETLQALDELLDGLPPLVRRAFLWSQLEGLGYREIAERLHVSERTVKRYMAQAYEHCLLVDF; encoded by the coding sequence ATGTGTGATGCAGTTACGCCGACGGAGCATTCCCTCCATGCGTTGTACCGTGACCACGGTAGTTGGCTGGAAGGCTGGCTGCGACGGCGCATGGGCAATGCCTGGGATGCGGCGGACCTGCGCCAGGATACCTTCCTGCGGGTGCTTTCCAGTTCCCAGACATTGGCTGACCTGCAAGAACCCCGGGCTTATCTGCTGACCGTTGGCAAACGTCTGCTGAGCAATTTCTACACCCGGCGCAGTCTGGAACAGGCGTATCTCGACGCCCTGGCGAGCCTGCCAGAAGCCTGCGCACCGTCGCCAGAGCAACGCTGGCTGCTGCTGGAAACCCTGCAAGCCTTGGACGAACTGCTCGATGGCCTGCCGCCCCTGGTGCGGCGGGCTTTTCTCTGGAGCCAACTTGAAGGCCTGGGTTATCGCGAGATCGCCGAACGCCTGCACGTGTCCGAACGCACCGTGAAACGCTACATGGCCCAGGCCTATGAGCATTGCCTGTTGGTGGACTTCTGA